The Dermacentor silvarum isolate Dsil-2018 chromosome 7, BIME_Dsil_1.4, whole genome shotgun sequence genomic sequence tgatgaacgccggcgtgaactcgctcgggaaagggctcgtcgtcgacgtgccgattctagcgtgggGGCTTCCGTAaccgaggctcgccgtcagcgaagagccgacgatgccgaggcgagggcttccgaagccgaggcccgctGTCAGAAACAAtcagaatcccgaggcgacggcttccgaatgttaccctgacgaaggtgagatacacacacggcaagctactcgtaccccattttctcgacagggaaagggctggtgatttttttaaacaAATGTATTCTGTTCTTTTGCTTTTTTATATTTACCACGTTTCCTTTAAGTCAGGCGGAGTCCATAGCTGACCATCGGGGGATCTTCCACGCCTTCGGTGCTGATGGCATCTCGTTTTCGTCCGCATAAACACAAGCAGAGATCCTCGTTTTTTTATTACCGTCAATAGAATTTTGTACTTACGTTGGTTGTCTACTGCACGTGGCTGCGGCAAAGCTCTTCGGCCTTGTTGAGCCAAGTTACATCCGGGTGATGACCCCCCCCCGTCATACGCAGCAATCGAAGGCCGTCGGGTTGTAAAAGACTGACTTTCGTTTCGCTGCACTTACGGTAACACATATAAAGTGGGCAACGTTATAAGCCATTCGTAATAATTTTTCTCACTCGAGTCTTCGTGTTCGTGCTAAAGAAGCGAATAATGCTGTGGAATAAGCGCGAGTCGAACTACAATCAAACTGACATGGTGGGGTTGCGATGATGATGCGGTTGGCCTCGAACCACTGGCTGCAAATTCAAATGCGCAGAGAGAAAAAACATTCAAATTGATGCGTCGTAATAATAAAGCGTATGGGATACCACATGATAAGACATGCAAGAACACAAAATAGACATCTGTTTGGCGATTAACATCCGGGTCAGCCTTCAAAACTGCCAATGTAGGCCCGGAGCCAAGGATCGAATATATTGGTAATTGGCGCAGAGAAAGGAATAAAAGCGAGAACTTGTGCAATATGAGTGGCCTCGTGGCATACGGTCTCATAGTAGCATACTTCGTTTATTTACAtgaaacacaaagaaaaaaaaacagaggtcAATAAACAGTAAAACTTCTCGTAATAAATGTGATAATCCTGTGTGCCTTTCGTAACGTGCTTATCAAACCATTAtaataaattctgaggttttacgtgcgaaaacaatctgattatgagatgcaccgtattgggggactccgacttaatttggacaacctgggagTTTTCAACTagcaccaaatgcacggtataCAGGCGTTTTTATACTTAGACCCCACCGAAAAGAGGCGACCACGGCcaaatttgatcccgcgacctcgtgcttagctgcgcaaTGACAAACCCGCTGAGCAATCACGGGGACTATTCATCAAGCAGTTAATGAGGTGCTGTGGAAttcttaaattatggggttttacgtgccaaaaccacgatttgattatgaagcacgccatagtgggggactccggaaaatttggaccacctggggttctttaacgtgcacctaaatctaagtacacgggtgttttcgcatttcgcccccatcgaaatgcggccgctgtatagccgggattcgatcccgtgacctcgtgctcagcagcccaacaccatagctgcgGAATTCTTATCTATTGGGTAAAAATTCTACTCAAAAATTACGGAAAACACATGCAATTATTACCACCCTACGCAAGGAACGTCACAGTAAAACTGGCAACCACAGAATTGATTGCTGGAGGTCCACTGTATTGAGGACAAATTTGACTTGAACCGTTGCAAATAGATGTTTGAAAACTGTGAAGCGTTCTCAAATTTTAAATCAACAATAATCAAGCGGCGCTTTTGCGATATCGTTTCATTACGCTTTATTGTAGACATCGTTGTCCTGTACATGTGACAATGTGACTAATGCGTACGAAAAAAATTCATTACTTTACAGGTTGCGTGAAATCTGTTTAAGTGTGAATGGCAGTTTTTAAAAGTTCTATTAGGAATATTACGTCGTAACAAATCaaaatatatcaattttgtccacaCCGATGTCTTCAATGAGTCTGTTTACGGCGACGTGACATCTGTTTTCATTGGGAAGTTATAAACAGTTTAATATGGTGCGTCATTTTGGTAATTTGCTTTCTTTCGCTACATTTGTGCGCTAAAAAATGCATGTGTTTAAAAAAATGGTCGCAACAGTCGGTACATTTCTAGCTCAGTTTTAGATGCATCTAACGTCCCCGATATCGGTTGTGCAGCTGGTTAGCTGGTGTATAGCATAAATACGGAGGTAGAGCCTTTCTTAAGTGATTCATTGTCCGAGTGTACGAAGTTAGACGCGACCGAATAACTGCACAAACATTTGCGTGTTCCGGTAATGCACCGTCGGAAAGAAGTCTATTGGACAATATTTCGTGCTACAGGTGCACCGGCGCCACCTTTTGATGAAGGGAGCTCATTGCGAGAACTCCTAATTACGATTGAAAAGCGCGCGAAAAATGAAACAGGTGGTTGTCGCAACAAAACGTGGCCAGAGTCATGACGATTATGTTGCTGAACAGATAAGGTCGTTGCCAAGTTCCCCATGGCAGTGGCACTAGCAGCATATGTGCACCGCAGATATAGAGAACTGGCAGCGCCATATTCGCTCCTTCGCATGCAGGTCAGAGTAAAATAAATGTTATCGCTTTAAACATTAGGGTGTACATTTTCAAAAAATCGGGTTTGAGGTCAACGCTACTCTCCTCATTTTTGCGTGATATGACTCAATCAAAATGATTTTAACAGCGCTACTGAATTGCACTGCCGCTTGCCACATCATATTGTCTATGTATATGCGACCTTTAGAGGCAAAGCCTTGAAGCAGGCCAAATTAGATCAGGATGCAGTTCAAGCTGCGCCTGTTAGATACAATAAAGCCCATGCACTCCGACAGCGACATAGACATGTTAAGACAATGTTAAGACATGTTCGCTTTGAAAACCGTGCTTTGAACTATAAGGATGTAGTAAGTCTCATGTACACTGATGCAATTACTTGGAGACGGAGATGTGTTTTTTTTACAAATGATGGCCGGTCCCACAAACGTGGCATATGTACATGGGAGGAGCAATGCCGGCTTTGCTCTCCATAGGTTTTGTTCTCAAACACTCACACGCTCACAGGCAGCATTGAAAACTTCATTGTCACCCTAACTTGTGGTCACAAAGACGAGTATTATGtccacaaatatatatatatatatatatatatatatatatatatatatatgaacgagaagaaggggaaccgaggggcccgaattTAATATACgaatcataggaagccaacaaacatggacaccaaggacaacatagaggaaattacttgtacttactaattgaattaaagaaatgataaatcatggaaagaaaaatggatgaaaaaacaagtgttcgcaggtggggaacgatcccacgtcatcgcattacgcgtgcgatgctcttaccattgagctatcgcggcgccgttttcccatccactttccggggtatttatgttttactactagaattaaccctgggagtctTAGCCAACCCTGGCAGCGCTGGCCAGGTTTGTGAGTGATGGCGCTGGTCAACATTCCCTGGGtaattctagtagtaaaacataaataccccggaaagctagtaggcccccctgcctagcttctcaggacctaaagtgtttactactactactactaccccggaaagtggatgggaaaacggcgccgcggtggCTCTAtgctaagagcatcgcacgcataatgcgaagctGTGGCaccgttccccacctgcggcaagttgttttttcattcactttAATTTCCAGTAATTTATGAGTTCTTTAATCcggttagtaagtacaagtaatttcccctgtgttgtccttggtgtcaatgtttgttggcttcttatgatatgatgaaTAAAATTCGGGCCCcacggtttcctttcttctcattcattatatatatatatatatatatatatatatatatatatatatatatatatatatgcagacgTGAGCACCACGCGTCTCTGTTGAGACCACAGAGAACGCGAAAAGAGCTTTGTTATTTGAAGCCTAGACATGAAGGCTGAAGTCAAGTGGCACAACGTAGGTGCGTCAGTTTCACCAATGTGACCGTGCATCGATGCAGCTCGACGCCACGCAATCTGTGGCAGAGGAAATTGAAATTGTTTTGTCTGATGCCGTGGTCTACTAATTCTGCTCCCGACAGTACGTTAAGTAGCGCAAGGTGCGACGGAAGTCACGAATGATCGAGGATGGGGTAATGACGAGTATTAGCATCGGTGTCAATGACACTGCAAAACGCAGACAATATGCACAAACCGCACTTCCTTACACAGAGACCTAATACGAACGGAGATTAATTGACTTGATCTACATGAAGCCTGTGGTAAACGCGCCGAAGGAACGCGATGAGCGCCCTGGGCACGTTGACGCCAGGTGTCATGTATGTCAAGTCAAGCATATGCGCTTCAAGATAATATACATTTCAGAACACGGAGGTAAGCATACGTTACGCGCGCTCAGGGAACGCAAGGCAACATCGAACAACTGACTATTCGCTTGACTGGGAACACTCGCATTCATTGATCACACTAATGCCACGAAATCTTTCAGTGCCGTGCTCTTTGACGTGAAGCTCGAGATGTCACTGCACAAAGTAATCTCGAATGCCATCTTGTTGCATCGTAAAGACATTAGAAAGACCTTTGAATACGATACAATGCGGCGTCAATGAAGCATCCAGTCAGTGTACATCTTTAAAACTGCCATAAAACCAGTCGAAATGACGTTCGTAGCGTCAACGCTTCAGTATGTCGTAGCTTTGCACACGTGTTCCCTATGAGCAAATGGAGTGATGGGAGCTCTTGTTGCAAGCAAAAAATATGGCTGCGATATTGAGGCCTCATTTGAGAGATTTCTTACAGGCTTCGACAGTCAACTTTCGGCCTTTTTTTTGCGACAAGCAGACTGTTCACTTGGTAGTACGAGAACTTCAGTAAATGGAGGAAAATGTGCGCATATGTACAAACGGCCCCTCCTGAAAGATGAGTCACCAGCACTGTCTTTGTCACTAGGCTGTACTAGTCGCACTTACTCTACATCAGTCTACCTGCGTTTCACTAAAGGACGCGGGACAAACATATATTCAATACACACACACCACATGCACGAACAGTTCTACGTTTCACGTGATGCTGCTTTAGGTCGAACAATGTCCATCGGTCATCGCGGTTCTTGTTGTCACACTCCTCTGCATAAAGCCTCCTAGCAAGGAATTGCACAATGTAAAAAGCACAGGAAGCCCTAATGTAAGCACCAGACTCTTCACACAACAACACAAAACAGACCCGTAAGCACATAGGTTGCACGAAACACTGCGCTCGTTGTTGATGGTCTTTAAGGACTCCCTCCGATGAACAATATCGCTCTTCGTCGAAGGCACCCAGGACCAGCCGTCGGCTCGCAGTTCTTTAGATACTCATGTGCTGCAAAAGAATGGGAAAAAGAACATCAGCAGCTGCAAAACTCGATTTAGATAGGGATTAAGGAAGGCAATTGAATGTGACGGAGATTCCGACGCTTAAAGATGGTGCTTCTTCAGGGATTAATTGGGTGGCCAGGATAAGCTGCACTTCTTAAAACTTGCGATGCCGGACTTCTTTGGGCCTATATGTCATAAACATTTATAGCATACTGTAGACAAAGAGAAGTACTTGAGAGAGGCCAAATTACGCAAGCAGTAAACGAAATCTCTTCTTCAGGCCTATACTGGCTGCATTTGATGCGAAAATTGTTCCTGTTTCGAAACATCTTGGTCAGAGCCACCAGACATGGCAACCCTTTCTAGGGTTCACTAAAGAGCTCTCGTTCTCGCTGTGTCTCACTACTTTCGGCAAGATTCGCCTGTGTTCACTTTCTTTACATTCTTTTTCTAAAGGcagatttctaaaaaaaaaatcatgtacCTTGAAAGCACGGCAACCGTACGACGCAAGAAGTTCTTCAACCAATGCGGACTTGAGGAGAGGTGCAAGTCAGTTTTCTTCAAACGCTCCCAGACTGGTAGCCGTGGTAAGACAGGGAAAATGACACTGATGTTGCACTTACCACAGGCACAAGTGATGCTAAAGGGCAGTTCGATATGAAGAGCTGCCGCATTGACTGTGGTCGAGTTGCGCAAGAGTTGGAGCACTGTTCAGTTCAAGCGTCGGGTGACAGCGGTCCGCCGCCTGTTGCGCCACTTGCAAGTCAGAATGCGGATATACGTCTGACGAAAGTTGGCGTTGCACAACGCGTAACACAAGGGTTCACCGTGCTGTTGATGTAGCAGAAGTAGTAGCCAAAGTTCCACAGGTGCACCGGAATGGCGTCGTCGCTGGAAGACACGGTCTTGACGAGCACCAGCACGTTGTACGGCGTCCAGGTGATGATGAAGGCCAGCAGGATGGCGCTGAGCGTCTTGGCAGCTTTCTGGTCTTGCTTCTTGTCCTGCTGCTTCGCTTTCCTGCTTTGGACGGGTGGCTGCTTGGCGACCACCGGCTGGCGTTGGACCACACTGGTCGTGAGCGGTTTCCTAATAGATTCCAAGCCGGTGTCTGCTACCTGTTTGGCCGTCGCTAAGTCCTCAGGTGCCGCCGCCTTCTCTGAAGACGGCATTCTGCCTGGGTCGGGCTTCTCTGTGTCCTCCTCGACGGTGGGAGAAGCGCAGGTCTGCGAAAAGTACAGGAGATTCCTATTAAAACTGGTCCGTGTACCACAGCATTGTCACTCCGTTCCGGAATCCGGGCATTCCCGTAGGATCACGATTATTATATTTGTCACTATGATCGTCATTTTCACCTGGTTGTGTCACTTTACAGTGAAGGCTTTTACTGACAATCTCAAGTTACCCATGTGTTACGTCCAGAAAGCCTATCCTATGCCTTTGCTTCCGTGTACTGTACTTCCTTCAACTGGCAGTCTTGCTATTTCAATAGAGGAAATCTTATCCGACCTAACCATTACATAACTTGTCCAGCTATATTTACTAACTTGAACTCAAGTATAATTTCATTCTAATCTTCTCTTGTCAAACATGACATCACCACTTGGTCACATgtgttttggtaccatcggatggtTACGCCGAATATTTCGGTGCATGGGCCATATCATGACTTCGAATTTAAGAAGAACCCCCCCTCCCAGCAGTTGTATTGACGGTTTTCCATAGATTCGCGGGACATCCACTTTCGTAGGGCTTGGATGGCGAGTCATATATTTTTAAAGGGCGCTTTGCAATGCTTTTATTCTGTTCTTCTGCCACAAAATATTCTTTGTCATTGTTTTCATTTAGTTTGAGATCCATAACTatatctttcttttctctttatttccTTACCCACCGCGGCAGCTTAGCGGCATTGACGTTGCGCatctgagctcgaggtcgctggttcaaTCGCCGCCGCTGAGGCCGTATTTCCATGGCTGCGAAACGCAAAATGCTCGTGAGGCGATTCTACGCTTTGAAACACAGCATAGGGAAATGCTTTGTTAGCGAAGGAGGGCGAGATTTTGGCGCACATTGAATGCAAATGCAGTAAGGTATACACTCACAGTGTAATTAGATTTAAGAgtacgttacagaaccccaggtggccataGTTATTCCACAATCCCGCActttacagcgtgcctcataatgatatacgTTTAGGCACGAATTAACCCAAGATGCGATTTTATTTCTCTCGCCCTATCTTCCATTTTAATGTTTCTGTCCTCTCCTTCCCGAAGAGTAAGCAGGCATTGTTTTTCTCTCATTGAACTGTATGTATCTTTTGAAGCCAAATGGTATAATGATCCGTACTGCTTTTCGAACAAACTGTCTCAGTTCTTTACCATCGCTCTATTAGTGCGCCTAAATTAGTATACGTCAGAGGTCCAACTGATTCTGGACAGAAATAGAGGTCGGGCGAAAATAGATAACGTTAGAAACTCACTTGAATTCCAACTTCTTGCCCACTCTTTTTTTATCATTGACACAATCTTCCTCGAGATGCCACTTACCTGCGCCGGCTCTTCTTGTAGTGACGGCAGCGCCACTGGTTCAATGGGTATCGTGTAGACTGAATCGGATGAACGCGATGCCGGTGGCAAGGCAACCGTGGCATCCTCCGGAATCTCGTTGCATGGAAGACCACCATGGTCGGACGCAGGAATGCTTACCACACCACATTCGCCACCGTTTCCCTGACGCCCGGACGGGTTGAACTCCACCTGGTGCTCCTCGTGGAACGACGTGGAAACGGACTCCACCGACGTCTCGACAGAGGGCGGCGTGTGGGTACCGGGCGATCCTGCACAACTTGCGTTGTCGTCGTATCGTTTGCTATTTCCGACGTGAAGCAAGGATCGCAGGAAATCGCGAAGTTGGCGCGTCTTGGACTCCTCCGGAAGCGAGCTCTTGGATGTCAGTGAGGCTGAGCGTAGATGCCAGTtgcgacgtcgtcgtcgtccgcgACTTGGTAGAGTCGCTGCTGCGGAAGTCCTCAGATTCGAGGGTACCGTCGCTCGATGTGGACTTTCGCGAACTGCCGCCCTTCCTCCGATCTTCCTGAAGTTTGCCCAAGTCCTTCTTGCGCTTCTCCGTCTCGCGCCAGATGCACCAGTAGAGCGCGCACATTACCGAGACGGGTAGGTAGAAGGCGGCGATGGCCGTGCCGAATGTGATGTACACATTGGTCTCTAGAAACTGAATGTAGCAGTGTTCTTGTGGTACGGTACGCTCGCCTTCTATGTACGGCCAAGCGAAGATCCAGGGTGGCCATAGCAGGAAGGATATGATCCATGCTAAGGCGATCATGATGGCGGCTCTCTGCGGCGTTCTGTTGGCTCGGTACGTCAACGGCCGCGTCACCGAAAAGTACCGGTCAAAGCAGATGACGAGCAGGTTGAGAACCGACGCATTGCTGTTCATGTAGTCGAAGGCGAGCCAGATGTCGCAGGCGA encodes the following:
- the LOC119458044 gene encoding LOW QUALITY PROTEIN: muscarinic acetylcholine receptor M2-like (The sequence of the model RefSeq protein was modified relative to this genomic sequence to represent the inferred CDS: inserted 1 base in 1 codon; deleted 1 base in 1 codon) codes for the protein MRVLEEAFNASMLLVTTEVSGGGGAFGDTISGNESVANVTTNATNDTGATTDGYPASPYTLAEIVVLATLSTLAAVLTIIGNLMVMVSFNMDKQLRTISNYFLLSLAVADFSIGVISMPLMTMYILYGYWPLGAVACDIWLAFDYMNSNASVLNLLVICFDRYFSVTRPLTYRANRTPQRAAIMIALAWIISFLLWPPWIFAWPYIEGERTVPQEHCYIQFLETNVYITFGTAIAAFYLPVSVMCALYWCIWRETEKRKKDLGKLQEDRRKGGSSRKSTSSDGTLESEDFRSSDSTKSRTTTTSQLASTLSLTTSKSSLPEESKTRQLRDFLRSLLHVGNSKRYDDNASCAGSPGTHTPPSVETSVESVSTSFHEEHQVEFNPSGRQGNGGECGVVSIPASDHGGLPCNEIPEDATVALPPASRSSDSVYTIPIEPVALPSLQEEPAQTCASPTVEEDTEKPDPGRMPSSEKAAAPEDLATAKQVADTGLESIRKPLTTSVVQRQPVVAKQPPVQSRKAKQQDKKQDQKAAKTLSAILLAFIITWTPYNVLVLVKTVSSSDDAIPVHLWNFGYYFCYINSTVNPXCYALCNANFRQTYIRILTCKWRNRRRTAVTRRLN